A window of Pullulanibacillus sp. KACC 23026 genomic DNA:
CGATGTTCCCAAATAAGACATTAAACTCAAAGAAATAAGGATGGCCGTTTACCATCGCGACATCAAAACCTGCATGATCAATCCCAAGCTCATCGGCTACTCTTTCAACCAGGTCAATGGCTTCACGAGGGACCGGATCGTATGAAATTTCACCGCCTTGTGAAACATTATTGAGATGATTGCCATCACGGCCAATCCGCCAATAAGCACCAATAACCTTTTTCCCAACAAGAGTAATTCTCAGGTCACGGTCAATATCGAGCTTTTCTTGAACATATAACACGTCATTGCGTAAAGCGTAGTCACGGAGACCTTTTTCATTTTCAATAAGAAACACACCTCGCCCCATCGAGTTCCGTATTTCTTTAGCGATAAAAGGAAAGGAAAAGGTGTCTAATAGTTGCTCGATAGCACTTGGTGTGCTGGGATGAATCTCGGTATAAGGCATATGCTCAGGACAAATCGCTTGAAACACGCGCGTCATTTCCACCTTGTTATGACCCAAATGATAGGCAGCCATACTAGGAAACACTTTTTTGTGGAGACCGTAGACAAGCGTATTAACCTGCCAATACTCCGGAAAGAGAATCCAATCCGCTTGAAGGATCTCTTCTTTATGACGAAGCATATGCTCAGGTTTTATATATAAACTATCAGGAATACCAACCGTCCGAAGCGGGTTGAATGTGATGAACCTCATGGTGATTCTCCTCTAGGAAAAATGTTATCTAAACGAGATAATTATAAAATGCTTTGCGAAAAAAGCAAGCTTTATTTTAGAGGGGACTGTCCCCCTAAATCGCCTTTTCGGCTATTTTTAAAAAAACTCTCTATATAATGAGGGAGGGACTGACCCCCTTTAATTATTTGGACATGTTGTATATAATAGACAATTAAGTATTTGTTTTAGAGCGTTAATGCGGTGAATGTCGAAAGAAACAAAGAGGTTAATCTAAGAATGGGAGTGACCGAAGTGATAGAATCGGTTGGTTTTATTGGGTGTGGGAAAATGGCACAGGCCATGATTGCAGGGTTGGTTCATTCCAATCAAATTCATCCGAGCCGAATTATAGGGAGTGCCAGGACACAAGAAACGTTAGATGAGGTTAAAGAGGCCTACAATATAGAAACCACATTTAGGAATACAACGGTAGCTGAGTCCGTTGATTGTCTCATCCTATCTGTTCATCCAGGTGGGCATGAAGATGTCATCCAAGAGATCCGAACGGTTATTCGACCCGAAACCATCGTCATAACAGTAGCAGCCGGCATCACAATGAGTCAGGTTGAAGCCTATTTCAATAAAGCGGTTAAAGTGGTGCGGACTATGCCTAATACGCCTACTCTTGTGGGGGAAGGCATGACAGCCGTAAGTGTCAATGAACAAGTCACGGAGGATGAAAAAGAGGCAGTTATTAGCTTGTTATCGCATCTTGGAAAAGTAGAAGTTATTCCCGAAACTCAAATGGATGCCATACCGGCGATAAGCGGCTCCTCACCAGCTTACGTCTATATGATGATCGAGGCCATGGCCGATGGCGGCGTACGGGATGGACTCAGTCGTGACCAAGCTTATCGGTTAGCCGCACAAGCAGTACTCGGAGCTGCTAAAATGGTTCTCGAGTCAGGCATGCACCCAGGCGAATTGAAAGATAAGGTTTGCTCACCAGGAGGAAGCACGATCGCAGCTGTCTCGACCCTTGAAGAAGAACAATTCCGCGGAACCATCCTAAAAGCCATGGCCAGCTGCACCAACCGCATTCAGGAATTAAAGAAATGAAACGCGGGGACGGTTCTTGCGTTTCACGCCAACGCACCCACAGGTTTATATGAATGAACAGCCATCCAAGAGGCGTGCCTCCTGGATGGCTGACTACTTAGAGAACATGATGCTCACGAGCTTTGAGTGTAGCATGTTTTTTTTTATTTGGATTGAACAATTTCCTTTAAACGGGCAACAGGGTTGTTCGTATAAAGGCCACCGTGGTAGCAAAGGACTTTATCAATATCTAGATGAGTTAATTTTTCAACCGACTGCATAGCCGATTCCATGTCAGGTGTGACAGCCTCGCGGGGACCTTGTAACTGGCCGTTCTCATCTACAACTAGGGCGTCACCGGCAATCAAAAGTTTCTCTGATTCGACATAAAGGCTGATATGACCAGGCGTATGGCCAGGGGTGAAGACCACTTTGACACCTGGCAGGAAGCTGAGTTCCTCGCCATCAGCAAGAGCGTGATCGACTTTATTTACCTGAAGCTGAGAAAACTGAGCTTTCATTTTTGCGCCCACTTCTTCAGGCAGTGAGGCAAACATACTTTCAAAGCGAACGGGATCATATTTAATAAGAGGCTTGTCTCCTTCTATGTAAGGGATGTCCTCAGCGTGTGCATACACTTGGACCTTACCCTCAGAAGCTTTTAAAAGCTCTGTAAGACTGCCGATATGGTCGATATCTTGGTGAGTCAGAACAATCTGTTTAACATCAGATAAAGATTTCCCAATTTTGCTGAGGGCATCTTTGAATGCCTCTAATTGTCCGGGTACACCTGTATCAAAAAGTGTGACACCTTCATCATTCCAGATGGCAGTAGGGTAAATAATGCTGGGAGTACCAGAGAAATTCATAGAAAGCTCAAGGGCTTCAACATGATTGCCAATTTTCATAACAAGGTCGTTAAACGACCGTCACCTCCAAAATAAAAATATAGGTCACTTATTATTTTACAGTTAATCTTTTCTATTACAAAAAATATGAGTTCCTTTTCAAACTTTTTCTTATAAAATGGCATTGTTAAGCGCTTTAAATTTTAGTATAATTTTCCTAACTATGAGAGGAGCGTGATGTTTTATGTCGATTGTAAAACTAAGAAGTACTCAGAATGGTAATGGATTTTGCGGGGAGGACTTTTAGAGGTAGTGCCCTTTGGTCCTCCAACTATAAGGAGGAAACGGATTGTTTCATTTGGACGATTTAGGGTATTCCGCTTTCTTTGCGGAACAAGAAAGAACGAAGGATGATCGTTTAAAAGTGGGGCGAGTAGGTCTCGCTTCTAACGGGTTATATAAAGTGTTTTACGAAGAAGGCGAATGCTTTGCAGACGTAACGGGAAAATTTTATCATCATGTCACAGGAACCGCCGATTTTCCTTGTGTGGGGGACTGGGTGCTGTTCGAGCCTCTGCCAGGTGAATCAAAAGGGAGAATTCATAAGCTCTTTGAACGGAAAAGCCTTCTT
This region includes:
- the proC gene encoding pyrroline-5-carboxylate reductase produces the protein MGVTEVIESVGFIGCGKMAQAMIAGLVHSNQIHPSRIIGSARTQETLDEVKEAYNIETTFRNTTVAESVDCLILSVHPGGHEDVIQEIRTVIRPETIVITVAAGITMSQVEAYFNKAVKVVRTMPNTPTLVGEGMTAVSVNEQVTEDEKEAVISLLSHLGKVEVIPETQMDAIPAISGSSPAYVYMMIEAMADGGVRDGLSRDQAYRLAAQAVLGAAKMVLESGMHPGELKDKVCSPGGSTIAAVSTLEEEQFRGTILKAMASCTNRIQELKK
- a CDS encoding MBL fold metallo-hydrolase, which translates into the protein MKIGNHVEALELSMNFSGTPSIIYPTAIWNDEGVTLFDTGVPGQLEAFKDALSKIGKSLSDVKQIVLTHQDIDHIGSLTELLKASEGKVQVYAHAEDIPYIEGDKPLIKYDPVRFESMFASLPEEVGAKMKAQFSQLQVNKVDHALADGEELSFLPGVKVVFTPGHTPGHISLYVESEKLLIAGDALVVDENGQLQGPREAVTPDMESAMQSVEKLTHLDIDKVLCYHGGLYTNNPVARLKEIVQSK